One Desulfitibacter sp. BRH_c19 genomic window carries:
- a CDS encoding pyridine nucleotide-disulfide oxidoreductase, with the protein MKRKIVVIGGVAGGAGAATKARRVDEAAEIIMFERGAHVSFANCGLPYHIGGQIEERDNLFLVSPDRFKNWYNIDAKINHEVIKIDRANRKVQVMNHTNGETFWESYDKLIVATGGSSLKPPIPGIDLENIHNLWTVQDMDNILEGMANTNLKKVAVIGAGFVGLEIVEAFVNKGLEVVLVEKDKQVLPAIDHEMTKKIQTELENKNVHLILGQGVTEFEGKNGKVEKIILEQGTSIEVDLVVVSIGVKPNLCILEDADIEIGYAGGVVVNEYMQTNDPHIYAAGDIVESTHLVTGKKMRMPLAGPANKQGRVAGANVAGGKLKFKGALGTFIVKIFDIVAAKTGLSEKEIAKEKIEYFLSYSATKSHSGYYPGAEWMIIKLLAEKRTGRILGAQVVGAKGVDKRIDVLATAIYAKLTVEDLENLDLAYAPPFSSAKDPVIIAGMVASNLMRGEIETININEFNEALGKGEKLQVVDCRSMSDIDDMGRIPDSEIMPVDEIREWFGDLDKDAPTVLYCGIGYRSYLAYKILKHHGFNVKNLSGGYSVWAGKTPK; encoded by the coding sequence TTGAAAAGAAAAATCGTAGTAATTGGCGGGGTAGCAGGAGGAGCTGGAGCTGCTACTAAGGCTAGACGTGTAGATGAAGCTGCTGAAATTATCATGTTCGAGCGGGGTGCACATGTATCTTTCGCCAATTGTGGTCTACCATATCATATCGGAGGACAGATTGAAGAAAGAGATAATCTCTTTTTAGTATCTCCTGATCGATTTAAAAATTGGTATAACATAGATGCCAAAATAAATCATGAGGTAATAAAGATAGACAGGGCAAACAGGAAAGTTCAAGTTATGAATCATACCAATGGAGAAACCTTTTGGGAAAGCTATGACAAATTGATTGTTGCTACTGGTGGGAGCTCCCTAAAACCACCAATACCAGGAATTGATTTGGAGAATATACATAATCTATGGACTGTTCAAGATATGGATAATATTTTAGAGGGTATGGCAAATACTAATCTTAAAAAGGTAGCTGTTATAGGTGCAGGATTCGTTGGCCTAGAAATAGTCGAAGCCTTTGTTAATAAAGGTTTGGAAGTTGTATTAGTTGAGAAGGATAAACAGGTTCTACCGGCAATTGACCATGAAATGACAAAGAAAATACAAACAGAACTTGAAAACAAGAATGTTCATTTAATACTTGGCCAGGGAGTTACAGAATTTGAAGGAAAAAATGGAAAAGTTGAAAAAATAATACTCGAACAAGGTACATCAATTGAGGTAGATTTAGTAGTAGTATCAATAGGTGTTAAACCAAACCTTTGTATTTTAGAAGATGCTGATATAGAGATTGGCTATGCTGGTGGAGTGGTTGTAAATGAATATATGCAAACCAATGATCCCCACATATACGCTGCAGGAGATATTGTTGAATCAACACACCTTGTAACAGGCAAAAAGATGAGAATGCCTTTGGCAGGCCCAGCGAACAAGCAAGGAAGGGTTGCTGGTGCAAATGTAGCTGGAGGAAAGCTAAAGTTTAAAGGTGCTTTAGGAACATTCATTGTAAAAATATTTGATATAGTTGCTGCAAAAACTGGATTATCTGAAAAAGAAATTGCTAAAGAAAAGATTGAATATTTTCTTTCTTACTCTGCAACAAAAAGTCACTCAGGGTATTATCCTGGAGCAGAATGGATGATAATTAAGCTTCTGGCTGAAAAAAGAACAGGGCGGATATTAGGGGCACAAGTTGTAGGTGCAAAGGGAGTTGACAAGAGAATAGATGTATTAGCAACAGCAATTTATGCTAAGTTGACTGTTGAAGATTTAGAAAACCTAGACCTGGCTTATGCTCCTCCATTTTCCTCAGCAAAGGACCCTGTAATAATTGCTGGAATGGTAGCTTCAAATTTAATGCGTGGTGAAATAGAAACAATAAATATAAACGAGTTTAATGAAGCATTAGGAAAGGGAGAAAAACTACAAGTAGTAGATTGTAGGAGTATGTCTGATATAGATGATATGGGACGCATTCCAGATTCAGAAATAATGCCAGTTGATGAGATACGTGAATGGTTTGGCGATTTAGACAAAGATGCTCCAACCGTTTTATACTGTGGAATTGGTTACAGATCTTACCTAGCATATAAAATATTAAAGCACCATGGCTTTAATGTAAAAAATCTAAGTGGAGGTTATAGTGTCTGGGCAGGTAAAACCCCAAAGTAA
- a CDS encoding ferrous iron transporter B produces the protein MAHCHGKDLPIEIPTGARKIVLAGNPNSGKSVFFNALTNLYVDVSNYPGTTLEISHGKLGKDVIIDTPGVYGLSSFNDEERIARDIILNADIVLNVVNALHLERDLFLTQQIIDTGIPVVVALNMIDEAEKEGLIINFELLTKELGVPVIPTVAVKRKGIDQAKKSIEKAVKGNPTPEIKDKMMYMRNRVGHQGEALLILEGDHIVAQRHGLEPGAEMEQIYLLRRKRVNAIIEGVLEHTSKTRVFGKWLSRIMIRPITGIPILLFALWLMYQVIGVFVAEGVVGITEDIIMGEYYEPIMRGLVGQFLDENGWLGYILIGEFGVLTMTFSYVIGLLMPLVIGFYLFLSVFEDSGYLPRLAALVDRGLNSIGLNGRAIIPLILGLGCVTMATIVTRILGTEREKRITVFLLALTVPCSAQLGVIAAMLATLGANYALAYTIIIISIFILIGTLLSRFLPGKSSDLLIDLPPLRLPRVMNVLKKTTIKSYNFLKEAFPLFAIGAFLISFLQLTGVLKWLQKILAPLTTGLLDLPPESATAFIMGIVRRDFGAAGLNDMTLEPMQILVALVTITLFVPCIASVMVLFKERGKKEAVIIWLATWVIAFSVGGIIAKISSFSTNPLVVSIVFSLIVLAIAFITKIKISSPKSIERM, from the coding sequence GTGGCACATTGTCATGGAAAAGACCTACCTATTGAAATTCCTACAGGGGCTAGAAAAATAGTCTTAGCAGGGAACCCAAATTCAGGAAAATCCGTATTTTTTAACGCATTAACTAATCTATATGTAGACGTATCAAATTATCCCGGTACAACTTTAGAAATTTCTCATGGAAAACTGGGTAAGGATGTGATTATCGATACACCAGGTGTATATGGGCTATCATCTTTTAATGATGAAGAAAGAATAGCTAGGGATATTATTTTAAATGCAGATATAGTTCTCAATGTTGTTAATGCCCTTCATTTGGAAAGAGATTTATTTCTAACTCAACAAATCATCGATACTGGGATACCAGTAGTGGTAGCTTTAAATATGATAGATGAAGCTGAAAAGGAAGGTTTAATAATTAATTTTGAGTTACTCACAAAAGAATTGGGTGTACCTGTAATTCCCACGGTAGCAGTTAAAAGAAAAGGTATAGATCAGGCAAAGAAATCTATTGAAAAAGCGGTCAAAGGAAATCCCACTCCTGAAATTAAAGATAAAATGATGTACATGAGAAATAGGGTGGGTCATCAGGGGGAAGCATTGCTTATCCTTGAAGGTGACCATATAGTAGCGCAAAGGCATGGCTTGGAACCTGGTGCTGAAATGGAACAAATATATCTACTTAGACGTAAAAGGGTAAACGCTATTATAGAAGGGGTTTTGGAGCATACCAGTAAAACAAGGGTATTTGGCAAGTGGCTAAGCAGAATCATGATTAGGCCTATTACAGGAATACCAATTCTCTTGTTTGCACTATGGCTAATGTATCAAGTAATAGGTGTTTTCGTTGCTGAAGGGGTAGTTGGGATTACAGAGGATATTATTATGGGTGAATATTATGAACCTATAATGCGAGGGTTAGTTGGTCAATTCTTAGATGAGAATGGCTGGTTAGGGTATATTCTAATTGGTGAGTTTGGAGTTCTAACAATGACATTTTCTTATGTAATTGGGTTATTAATGCCTTTAGTAATAGGTTTTTACTTATTCCTATCTGTTTTTGAAGATTCTGGTTACTTGCCAAGACTTGCAGCATTAGTTGATAGAGGGTTAAATTCAATTGGATTAAATGGAAGGGCCATAATTCCTCTAATTCTTGGCCTTGGGTGTGTAACAATGGCTACCATAGTCACAAGGATACTTGGAACAGAAAGAGAAAAACGCATTACAGTTTTTCTGCTTGCTTTGACTGTTCCCTGCTCTGCTCAGTTAGGAGTTATTGCAGCCATGTTGGCTACTTTAGGTGCTAATTATGCCCTAGCATATACAATAATAATTATTTCAATCTTTATATTGATAGGAACTCTTTTAAGTAGGTTTTTACCAGGCAAGTCATCAGACCTGTTAATTGATTTGCCACCATTAAGATTACCAAGAGTGATGAATGTTTTAAAGAAAACAACAATAAAATCATATAACTTTTTAAAGGAGGCTTTCCCATTGTTTGCAATTGGAGCTTTCTTGATAAGCTTCTTGCAACTAACAGGTGTCCTAAAATGGTTACAAAAAATTCTAGCACCTTTGACTACAGGATTACTGGATTTGCCTCCAGAAAGTGCTACTGCATTTATTATGGGTATAGTAAGAAGAGATTTTGGGGCAGCAGGGTTAAATGATATGACTTTGGAACCGATGCAGATTCTAGTAGCTCTAGTAACTATAACGCTGTTTGTACCGTGTATTGCTTCGGTAATGGTACTATTTAAAGAAAGAGGTAAAAAAGAGGCTGTTATAATTTGGTTAGCAACATGGGTAATTGCCTTTTCTGTTGGTGGTATTATAGCTAAGATAAGTTCATTTTCTACAAATCCACTTGTGGTAAGTATAGTCTTTAGTTTAATTGTACTTGCAATAGCCTTTATTACAAAGATAAAAATTAGTTCTCCTAAGTCTATTGAAAGGATGTAG
- a CDS encoding iron transporter, which yields MTLEEIKKGQMFKIISIVDPYIRAQTIRFGLGEGENAICEEIVPAGPIIIRKNLQEIVLGRGLAKQIFVALS from the coding sequence GTGACTTTAGAAGAAATCAAAAAAGGGCAGATGTTTAAAATTATTTCCATCGTTGATCCATATATTAGAGCTCAAACAATTAGATTTGGCTTAGGGGAAGGGGAAAATGCTATCTGTGAGGAGATTGTACCAGCGGGTCCCATTATTATCCGAAAAAACTTGCAAGAGATAGTTCTTGGTAGAGGATTAGCAAAACAAATTTTTGTTGCTTTGTCATAA
- a CDS encoding sodium:proton exchanger: MLENVSLLLLGGIMLLLFFSISFASQRIRIPSVLLFIIVGILLAGAFSKSETLHTIAEIGIVLLFFLLGLEFPLQRMLSISKKVWPAGVLDLILNLGIGFLIALLFGFNLLTAFLIGAVAYASSSSITAKMLEEKKRLANPEAEFILALLIFEDLAAPILVSFLAGAYSGAEITGQFMGVLFLKIIIMTGGAIIIGYYGFRKLSNFVEKYLEMDFMSLFAVGIAFGYAGLAIALGLSEVLGAFLAGVMLSETGRAKELEHLILPVRDITLPFFFFWFGTSISFGETVPNILFLIVLILWSIIGKIIVGFYGGRMYGLSSRVSIRAGLSLGQRGEFSAIIAAMAPSQLRVFSGIYILTTAFIGVFLFNKAPAWSKAINDKYLKQKVI, encoded by the coding sequence ATGCTGGAAAATGTATCTTTGCTGTTGCTCGGGGGAATTATGTTACTTCTGTTTTTCAGCATTAGTTTTGCCTCCCAAAGAATTCGGATTCCTTCAGTACTTCTATTTATTATAGTAGGTATACTATTAGCTGGTGCCTTTAGCAAAAGTGAGACTTTACATACAATAGCAGAAATAGGTATCGTTCTTTTGTTTTTTTTATTGGGATTAGAGTTTCCATTACAAAGAATGCTAAGTATCTCAAAAAAGGTATGGCCTGCTGGTGTTCTTGATCTGATATTAAACTTGGGAATAGGGTTTTTAATTGCACTCTTATTTGGGTTTAATTTATTGACAGCTTTTCTTATAGGTGCAGTAGCCTATGCAAGTAGTTCATCTATTACAGCTAAGATGCTTGAAGAGAAAAAAAGACTAGCTAATCCAGAAGCAGAGTTTATACTTGCTCTACTCATTTTCGAAGATTTGGCAGCCCCTATTCTAGTATCCTTTTTAGCTGGTGCATACTCAGGAGCCGAAATTACAGGTCAATTTATGGGAGTTCTATTCCTTAAGATTATAATTATGACAGGTGGCGCTATAATAATTGGGTATTATGGTTTTCGAAAACTAAGCAATTTTGTTGAAAAATACCTAGAAATGGATTTTATGTCGCTATTTGCAGTAGGAATTGCATTTGGATATGCTGGACTAGCAATTGCATTAGGCTTGTCAGAAGTTCTGGGGGCTTTTTTGGCTGGAGTAATGCTCTCAGAAACTGGAAGGGCTAAGGAGTTAGAGCATTTAATACTACCTGTTAGAGATATTACTCTTCCATTCTTTTTCTTCTGGTTTGGCACATCTATTTCTTTTGGAGAAACTGTTCCTAATATTTTATTCTTAATTGTACTTATTTTATGGTCAATCATCGGTAAAATAATCGTTGGTTTTTATGGGGGTAGAATGTATGGTTTGTCATCAAGGGTTTCAATTAGAGCAGGTTTGTCCTTGGGGCAAAGGGGAGAATTCTCGGCGATAATAGCAGCCATGGCACCATCGCAACTACGAGTATTTAGTGGTATTTATATATTGACTACAGCTTTTATAGGGGTGTTTTTATTTAACAAAGCCCCAGCATGGTCAAAGGCAATTAATGACAAATACTTAAAGCAGAAAGTCATATAA
- a CDS encoding potassium transporter TrkA yields MQIKSADLPGIGKKYSVTTKDGYLFVIIIHHTGKREIYFMNDDEDDGPILTLDLNDEEARKVGSILLGADYQPVSDEKLEIMRKNILVEWINLCPESKLTNMAIKDAQIRKITGATIIGIQRGDQVIGSPDVNEVLLDGDVLMVIGKKDQVKALEALCIKKE; encoded by the coding sequence ATGCAAATTAAAAGTGCTGATTTGCCTGGGATTGGCAAAAAGTATTCTGTGACAACCAAGGACGGATATCTTTTTGTCATTATTATACATCATACGGGAAAACGTGAAATTTATTTTATGAATGATGATGAAGATGATGGACCTATTTTAACTTTGGACCTAAATGACGAAGAAGCTAGAAAGGTTGGCTCTATTCTTTTAGGTGCTGACTATCAACCTGTTAGTGATGAAAAACTTGAAATTATGAGGAAAAATATACTTGTAGAGTGGATTAACTTATGTCCAGAATCTAAGCTTACGAATATGGCAATAAAAGATGCCCAAATTAGAAAGATAACAGGTGCTACCATCATTGGTATCCAAAGGGGTGATCAAGTAATAGGCAGCCCTGATGTAAATGAAGTTCTTTTGGATGGTGATGTCCTGATGGTAATAGGCAAAAAAGATCAGGTTAAGGCATTGGAGGCGTTATGCATAAAAAAGGAGTGA
- a CDS encoding fatty acid-binding protein DegV has translation MTLNEKIALITDSSCDLPQETIEKYDIHLLPLKVIYPNKEYDDRLEITPEEVYARFPEEIPTTSQPSRATATKLLEDLRTKGYKKVLAILMSSGLSATYEMVETLRKEFSDMDIRVINSNTLSMGLGLLVKEGAKLLEEKKMNFDEIVNNLKTAHQKINVFYAIPTLEYLRKGGRIGLVSATLGSLIDLKPVISVNKEGKYYSHAKVRGRKKSIAKIVELVEELTDGKNINLAVVHGDAEEEGLKLKKYFEHKPNVKELSFSQISPALVVHTGPGLVGVCYQLID, from the coding sequence ATGACATTAAATGAGAAAATAGCTCTTATAACGGATAGTTCTTGTGATTTACCTCAAGAAACTATTGAAAAATATGACATTCACCTGCTTCCATTAAAAGTTATCTATCCAAATAAAGAGTATGATGATAGACTAGAAATCACCCCCGAAGAGGTATATGCAAGATTTCCGGAAGAAATACCAACAACTTCACAGCCATCTCGAGCGACAGCAACTAAGCTCCTTGAAGATTTACGTACTAAAGGCTACAAAAAAGTTCTTGCTATCTTGATGTCAAGTGGTCTAAGTGCTACATATGAAATGGTTGAGACTTTAAGGAAGGAATTCTCTGATATGGATATCAGGGTTATTAATTCTAATACTCTTTCCATGGGATTGGGCTTACTCGTTAAGGAGGGGGCCAAGCTTCTAGAGGAAAAGAAAATGAACTTTGATGAAATTGTGAACAACTTGAAAACAGCTCATCAGAAAATAAATGTTTTTTATGCCATTCCCACCTTAGAGTATTTACGTAAGGGTGGAAGAATCGGACTTGTTTCAGCTACCCTTGGTTCTTTAATTGACTTAAAGCCAGTAATATCCGTAAATAAAGAAGGTAAATACTATTCTCATGCAAAGGTAAGGGGTAGGAAAAAATCTATTGCTAAAATTGTTGAACTTGTTGAAGAGCTAACTGATGGTAAAAACATAAACCTAGCCGTGGTGCATGGTGATGCTGAAGAAGAAGGCCTTAAATTAAAGAAATACTTTGAGCATAAACCAAACGTAAAAGAATTATCATTTAGTCAAATAAGCCCAGCTCTTGTTGTGCATACTGGCCCAGGGTTGGTGGGTGTATGTTATCAATTAATTGATTAA